In Cyanobium sp. AMD-g, one genomic interval encodes:
- a CDS encoding isoprenyl transferase yields the protein MSRALATTPSSDPDQLPAQLDPARLPRHVAVIMDGNGRWARQRGLPRAMGHRAGVETLKRTLRHCSDWGIGALTAYAFSTENWTRPGEEVAFLMALFERVLARELDSLERQQVRIRFLGDLDPLPEGLKVLIRDATERTAANSGIHFNVCTNYGGRSELVRAARRLAERAARGELDPASINEDLFAAELFTAGDADPDLLIRTSGEKRISNFLLWQLAYAELHITEVLWPDFDTGALLAALLDYQGRQRRFGGVHTGVENAP from the coding sequence ATGAGTCGCGCCCTGGCGACCACTCCATCGTCCGATCCCGACCAGCTGCCCGCCCAGCTGGATCCGGCTCGACTGCCCCGTCACGTGGCCGTGATCATGGACGGCAACGGCCGTTGGGCCCGCCAGCGGGGGCTTCCCAGGGCCATGGGTCACAGGGCCGGGGTGGAGACGCTCAAGCGCACCCTCCGCCACTGCAGCGATTGGGGCATCGGCGCCCTCACGGCCTACGCCTTTTCCACCGAGAACTGGACCCGACCCGGTGAGGAGGTGGCCTTCCTGATGGCCCTGTTCGAGCGGGTGCTCGCCCGGGAGCTCGACTCGCTTGAACGCCAGCAGGTGCGGATCCGCTTCCTCGGCGACCTGGATCCCCTGCCGGAGGGCCTGAAGGTCCTGATCCGCGATGCCACCGAGCGCACCGCCGCCAACAGCGGCATCCATTTCAACGTCTGCACCAACTACGGCGGCCGCAGCGAACTGGTGCGGGCGGCCCGCCGCCTCGCCGAGCGGGCCGCCCGCGGCGAACTCGACCCGGCCAGCATCAACGAGGATCTGTTCGCCGCCGAGCTGTTCACCGCCGGCGACGCCGACCCCGACCTGCTGATCCGCACCAGCGGCGAGAAGCGCATCAGCAACTTCCTGCTCTGGCAGCTGGCCTACGCCGAGCTGCACATCACCGAGGTGCTCTGGCCCGACTTCGACACCGGGGCCCTGTTGGCGGCGCTGCTCGATTATCAGGGGCGCCAGCGCCGCTTCGGTGGCGTTCATACCGGTGTCGAGAACGCCCCATGA
- the lysA gene encoding diaminopimelate decarboxylase: MVTSASPATDSVAPAAGEAAAPFEQGLDRLSPNRNLAPLSARLDALGRLEVGGVSLADLAQTYGTPLYVLDEETLRATCRAYRQALAAHYPGEALALYASKANSSLAITALVASEGLGLDAVSAGELLTALQGGMPAERIVFHGNNKSAEELQLAIDRGVTVVLDNWNDIALLSSLAAGRARPVRVLVRFTPGIECHTHEYIRTGHLDSKFGFDPDQLESVLSHLAGCAWARVDGLHAHIGSQIFELEPHRDLAAVMAEALVLARSLGHPCGDLNVGGGLGIRYVGSDDPPSIQEWVRVVAGAVAEACNQRQLVLPRLLCEPGRSLVATAGLTLYTVGSRKQIPGLRTYLSVDGGMSDNPRPITYQSLYTAVLADRPLAEATEVVTVAGKHCESGDVLLRDIRLPAASPGDVLAVFATGAYNAAMASNYNRIPRPAAVLVHDGVADVVQRREQPEDLLRYDVLPHRLLPVS; this comes from the coding sequence ATGGTGACCAGCGCATCTCCGGCGACCGATTCGGTCGCCCCTGCCGCCGGGGAAGCGGCGGCGCCGTTCGAGCAGGGTCTCGATCGCCTCAGCCCCAACCGCAACCTGGCCCCGCTCAGCGCCCGGCTCGATGCCCTGGGCCGGCTGGAGGTGGGCGGGGTATCCCTGGCCGACCTGGCCCAGACCTACGGCACACCGCTGTATGTGCTCGACGAGGAGACATTGCGGGCCACCTGCAGGGCCTACCGGCAGGCGTTGGCCGCCCACTACCCGGGCGAGGCGCTGGCCCTCTATGCCTCCAAGGCCAACAGCTCCCTGGCGATCACGGCGCTGGTGGCCTCCGAGGGCCTCGGCCTCGATGCCGTCTCGGCCGGCGAACTGCTCACGGCGCTGCAGGGCGGCATGCCGGCCGAGCGGATCGTCTTCCATGGCAACAACAAGTCAGCCGAGGAGCTCCAGCTCGCCATCGACCGCGGCGTCACGGTGGTGCTCGACAACTGGAACGACATTGCGCTGCTCTCCTCCCTGGCGGCCGGGCGGGCCAGGCCGGTGCGGGTGCTGGTGCGTTTCACGCCCGGCATCGAGTGCCACACCCACGAGTACATCCGCACCGGTCACCTCGACAGCAAATTCGGCTTCGACCCCGACCAGCTGGAGTCCGTGCTGAGCCACCTGGCCGGCTGCGCCTGGGCCCGCGTGGATGGCCTGCATGCCCACATCGGCTCCCAGATCTTTGAGCTCGAACCCCACCGCGACCTGGCGGCGGTGATGGCCGAGGCCCTGGTCCTGGCCCGTTCCCTGGGCCACCCCTGCGGCGACCTCAATGTCGGCGGCGGCCTCGGCATTCGTTATGTGGGCTCGGATGACCCCCCGAGCATCCAGGAGTGGGTGCGGGTGGTGGCGGGGGCCGTCGCGGAGGCCTGCAACCAGCGCCAGCTGGTGCTGCCGCGGCTGCTCTGCGAACCCGGCCGCTCCCTGGTGGCCACGGCCGGCCTGACCCTCTACACGGTGGGTAGCCGCAAGCAGATCCCCGGCCTGCGGACCTACCTGTCGGTGGATGGCGGCATGAGCGACAACCCCCGGCCGATCACGTACCAATCCCTTTACACCGCTGTGCTGGCCGACCGGCCCCTGGCCGAAGCCACCGAGGTGGTGACCGTGGCCGGCAAGCATTGCGAGTCCGGCGATGTGCTGCTGCGCGACATCCGCCTGCCGGCCGCCTCCCCGGGCGACGTCCTCGCCGTGTTCGCCACCGGGGCCTACAACGCCGCGATGGCGTCCAACTACAACCGCATCCCGAGGCCGGCGGCGGTGCTCGTCCATGACGGCGTGGCCGATGTGGTGCAGCGGCGGGAGCAGCCGGAAGACCTACTGCGCTACGACGTTCTGCCCCACCGTCTCCTGCCGGTATCCTGA
- a CDS encoding GNAT family N-acetyltransferase: protein MAVPSPSPLPTPTLIQLAAKHAGACLELDRAALGGIWSLAQWQRELEEEARPGLGLRQGQELLAMACGWLVVDELHITLVAVAPGHRRLGLGSRILRELMQAGRRSGATRATLEVSATNGPGKGLYEALGFRTAGIRRGYYRSGDDALIQWVNLKR, encoded by the coding sequence GTGGCTGTGCCGTCCCCGTCACCGCTGCCAACCCCGACCCTGATCCAACTGGCCGCGAAGCACGCAGGTGCCTGCCTGGAGCTGGATCGGGCCGCCCTCGGCGGCATCTGGAGCCTGGCCCAGTGGCAGCGGGAGCTGGAGGAGGAGGCCAGGCCAGGGCTGGGATTGCGCCAGGGGCAGGAGCTGCTGGCCATGGCCTGCGGCTGGCTGGTGGTCGACGAGCTCCACATCACTCTGGTGGCGGTGGCCCCTGGCCACCGACGCCTGGGACTGGGGAGCCGGATCCTCCGGGAGCTGATGCAGGCCGGGCGGCGCAGCGGTGCCACCCGGGCCACCCTGGAGGTTTCGGCGACGAACGGCCCTGGAAAGGGTCTGTATGAGGCCCTGGGGTTCCGCACCGCCGGCATCCGTCGTGGTTACTACCGCAGTGGCGACGATGCCCTGATCCAATGGGTCAACCTGAAGAGGTGA
- the bioB gene encoding biotin synthase BioB — translation MTLRHDWSRQEIQALLELPLMDLLWQAQGVHRSANPGYHVQLASLLSVKTGGCEEDCAYCPQSMHHPSDLDGRQPLAVAPVLERARQARDAGAHRFCMGWAWREIRDGAPFEAMLAMVRGVRELGLEACVTAGMLTDGQAARLAEAGLTAYNHNLDTSPEHYGRIISTRTYQERLDTLERVRRAGIDLCCGGIIGLGEGPEDRAGLLQVLACLDPHPESVPINALVAVEGTPLEEQPAIDPLELVRMVATARILMPHSRVRLSAGREQLGREAQILCLLAGADSIFYGDTLLTTSNPAVSSDQELLRAAGVRVLLEEQPATATPTAPATAIAGR, via the coding sequence ATGACCCTGCGCCACGACTGGTCCCGCCAGGAGATCCAGGCCCTGCTCGAACTGCCCCTGATGGATCTGCTCTGGCAGGCCCAGGGCGTCCACCGCAGCGCCAACCCCGGCTACCACGTGCAGCTGGCCTCGCTGCTGAGCGTCAAGACGGGAGGCTGCGAGGAGGACTGCGCCTACTGCCCCCAGTCGATGCACCACCCCAGTGATCTGGACGGACGCCAGCCGCTGGCGGTGGCACCGGTGCTGGAGCGTGCCCGGCAGGCCCGGGATGCCGGTGCCCATCGCTTCTGCATGGGCTGGGCCTGGCGCGAGATCCGCGATGGGGCGCCCTTCGAGGCGATGCTCGCCATGGTTCGCGGCGTGCGGGAGCTGGGCCTGGAGGCCTGCGTCACCGCCGGGATGCTCACAGACGGCCAGGCGGCCAGGCTGGCGGAGGCGGGACTCACCGCCTACAACCACAACCTCGACACCAGCCCTGAGCACTACGGCCGGATCATCTCCACCCGCACCTACCAGGAACGCCTCGACACCTTGGAGCGGGTGAGGCGTGCCGGCATCGACCTCTGCTGCGGCGGCATCATCGGGCTGGGCGAGGGCCCCGAAGACCGGGCCGGGCTGCTGCAGGTGCTGGCCTGCCTGGATCCCCACCCGGAAAGCGTGCCGATCAACGCCCTGGTGGCCGTGGAGGGCACCCCGCTGGAGGAGCAGCCGGCGATTGATCCCCTGGAGCTGGTGCGGATGGTGGCCACCGCCCGCATCCTCATGCCCCACAGCCGGGTGCGGCTCAGCGCCGGGCGCGAGCAGCTGGGGCGGGAAGCCCAGATCCTCTGCCTGCTGGCGGGCGCCGATTCGATCTTCTATGGCGACACCCTGCTCACCACCTCCAATCCGGCGGTGAGCAGCGACCAGGAGCTGCTGCGGGCCGCCGGGGTGCGGGTGCTGCTGGAGGAGCAGCCCGCCACGGCCACCCCAACCGCTCCCGCCACCGCCATCGCCGGCCGCTGA
- the cdaA gene encoding diadenylate cyclase CdaA, producing the protein MIWLRLIDFRLLLDLLFASLLGLLLLGRVTEARTLWLLRGYLFLVALAWFVQRYANLPLTSSLVDALVLACSLALAILWQGELRRLMELLGTGRLGVLFADRSRDQLASGSVSMLTEAAGRLSQARCGALIVLDLGSDLRPEDFLNPGIRIDAHLSVELMLNLFAVDTPLHDGAVLVQKNRIVAAGVILPLSRQGLNRYGTRHLAAMGLTERHDGCICIVVSEETGTLSLASQGRLERPITSSRLHDLLTEALASAPTGRSVSTDLPEHRG; encoded by the coding sequence GTGATCTGGCTGCGGCTCATCGATTTCCGCCTGCTGCTGGATCTCCTGTTCGCCTCGCTGCTGGGGCTGCTGCTGCTCGGCCGTGTCACCGAGGCCCGCACGCTCTGGCTGCTGCGGGGCTATCTGTTTCTGGTGGCGCTGGCCTGGTTCGTGCAGCGCTACGCCAACCTGCCACTGACCAGCAGCCTGGTGGACGCCCTGGTGCTGGCCTGCAGCCTCGCCCTGGCGATCCTGTGGCAGGGGGAACTGCGGCGCCTGATGGAGCTGCTGGGTACCGGACGCCTGGGCGTGCTGTTCGCCGATCGCAGCCGTGATCAGCTGGCGTCGGGGTCGGTGAGCATGCTCACCGAGGCCGCTGGCCGCCTGTCCCAGGCCCGATGCGGTGCCCTGATCGTGCTCGACCTGGGCAGCGATCTGCGCCCCGAAGACTTCCTCAACCCCGGCATCCGCATCGACGCCCATCTCTCCGTCGAGCTGATGCTGAACCTCTTCGCCGTGGACACGCCCCTGCACGACGGCGCCGTGCTGGTCCAGAAGAACCGCATCGTGGCGGCCGGTGTGATCCTGCCCCTCTCGCGCCAGGGCCTGAACCGTTATGGCACCCGTCACCTCGCCGCTATGGGGCTGACCGAACGCCATGACGGCTGCATCTGCATCGTGGTCTCAGAGGAAACGGGCACCCTGTCGCTGGCCTCCCAGGGCCGGCTGGAGCGGCCCATCACCAGTAGCCGGCTGCACGACCTGCTCACCGAGGCCCTGGCCTCCGCACCCACGGGGCGTAGCGTGTCCACGGACTTGCCGGAACACCGCGGATGA